Part of the Candidatus Binatia bacterium genome is shown below.
CACGCCGCGCAACTCGCCGAGCGGCATCAAGAGAGTTTGTTCGCCGCGAAAACCGACGACTTCCGCCAACGCCGGGTTGCCGCCCTGGAGCGGATGAACTTTGCACACCGCGCCCACCGGCAGCCACGGACCGCGGCTCGTTATCAAAAGTCCGACCACGTCGGTGACCGTCCCGGAGACGCGATACGGCGCGATGGTTGGAAGCCGGCTATGGTAGGGCTCGAGCAAACTTTCGCTCATAGTCATTCATCGAGCAGTTGTCTCTTGATCTCTTGGAATTGAGTCGGGATGGATGCATCGACGGAGCCGATCTCCGTTTCGATCCGGCATCCGCCGCGGCCGATCTCGTCGGAGGCCAGCACTTCGACTTTTCTGCCGCCTTCTTCGCCGGCGCGCACCAGATCGGACCGCATTTCCACGAGCACGTTGTAATCCGCCGGATGGAGCCGCACGCGGACCAACCGGGCGTCGGGAACTTCTTTTCTCGCGCGCTCCAAGACCGACGCGATGATTTCGGGATCTTCGGCGACCGCCTTGCCGACGATCTTTTCGGCGATCGCGAGCGCCAGCCGAACCATCTGCGGCGTAAAACGCGTGACCATTTGCTCCTCGAAGACGATGAGAGATTGGCCGGCCTGGGCGAAACCGATGAGCGCGGGAAGAATCTCGTTCCGGGCTTCCTCCCGGCCGAGGCTCTTACCCTCTTCGTAAGCTTCCTTACGCAGACTCTCCACCCCGCTGCGGGCCGCCGCGAGGATCTCCTCGGCTTTTTGCTGCGCGACGGTCAAGCACACGAGCGGGCCGAGCGCGTCCAAGTCGAGCGCTTCGACTTCAACGGTTTCCACCTCCGGCGCCGCGGCGACGGGCTCGTCGCTCGGCCGGCCGAGGTCCAGCTCGCGGTACGGTTGTATATCGTTCGGATCGAGGGAATTTTTCAGGACCAGCTTATACAAGGATGTCCTCTTTGCTCTTGCCCGAGGTGAGGTAAACTTTTCCTTCGGCCTCGAGCTTGCGTGCATAGTCCAGAATCTCCCGCTGCACCGTCTCGACGTCGCGCAGACGCACCGGCCCCATCGACTCCAGCTCTTCCTTCAAGAGCGTTCCCGCGCGCTCGGACATATTGGCGAAGATTTTTTTCCTGAGCGATGGGCTCACGGTGCGCATCGCCATCACCCACTTCTCGCGCTCGACCTCGCGGATCAGGACCTGCATGCTGAGATCGTCGATCCGCGCCAGGTCTTCGAAGGTGAACATGAGCCGGCGCACGCTTTCGGCCAGCTCCGGCTCGACCTTCGCCAGCCCGACCAGCACGCGCTCTTCGGTCGTTTTATCGACGTAGTTGAGGATCTCCGCCACCGGACGCGCGCCGCCCACCTGCTTGCCGTGCACCTGGCGGATCTCGTTGCGCAAAACGGCGCTCACTTCTTCGATCACGCCCGGGGGCGTGCTGCCGAGCCGCGTGATGCGATAGGCGACGTCGTTCTGTTTGTCCTCGGGCAGCAGCGAGAAAACCTCTCCGGCGTGGGCGGGGTAAAGATGAGCCACGATGAACGCGATCGTCTGCGGGTGCTCTTCCTGAAGAAAATGGGCCAGCGTGTTGCTGTCCATGTCGTAGAGCGCCTCGACGCCGCTGATGTCGTCGTTCTCCTGAAAGATGCGTCCGATGATGCTGTTCGCCTTTTCCGGCCCCATCGCCTTGGTGAGAACCCTCAGCAGATATTCCGTCGTCCCCTCGGGCAGGATGTTGGCCTTGTTCAACTGGCGGCAAGTGTCTTCGAAAACCTGATCGATGTGCTCCGTCTCGATCTGCGCCATGCGGTGGATGCCCTGGCGCAGCATGACGAGCTCCTTTTCCTCGAGATCTCCGGCGAGCGCCGTCGCCGCTTTCTCGCCCACGAGCGCAAGCAGCACCGCGGCTTTTTCCGGGCCGGTCAGCGGACGTCCGGCGGTCGGGTCCTTGCGGCTTTCGTTCGGCATCAATGCAATGCCTCCGCGCGCGGCATCTCGACGCGCTTGCCGTTGGGCGGCCTCACCGCCCCTTTTTGCCCGCTCTCTTCATGGAGCCATGTCCGTATGATCCGCACCATGGCTTCGTGATAATCGCGAGTGATCTGGATGAGCTGCTCGCGGCGGGGATCCTGAGTGACCACGACTTTGTCGATGACGCCTTCGACGGCTTCCTTCACCATGAGCGGGGCCTGCGGCTGCGCGACGGCTTCTCGATGCGGCTTGCGCCTGCCGCCGCGGCGCAGGAGAGCGAACAGCAAAAGTCCCAACAACACGGCGCCCGCGGCGGCGCCGATTCCGAGCGGCGGGCTCGTCGTCCACGGCGGCAAGCTCTTGATTGGCAGACTGGAAATAGCCGGCGCGGGCTCGGCTTTGAACGGAATGTTGGCCACTTCGACCTGATCGCCCCGCTCCGCGTCGAATCCCATCGCCCGCATGACGATGCCTTTGATCTGCTCCAGCTCTTCCGGCGGGCGCGGCGCGTAATTGCCGCCGTCGTATTTTCCGTCCACCAGAACGGCGA
Proteins encoded:
- a CDS encoding FliH/SctL family protein, which translates into the protein MYKLVLKNSLDPNDIQPYRELDLGRPSDEPVAAAPEVETVEVEALDLDALGPLVCLTVAQQKAEEILAAARSGVESLRKEAYEEGKSLGREEARNEILPALIGFAQAGQSLIVFEEQMVTRFTPQMVRLALAIAEKIVGKAVAEDPEIIASVLERARKEVPDARLVRVRLHPADYNVLVEMRSDLVRAGEEGGRKVEVLASDEIGRGGCRIETEIGSVDASIPTQFQEIKRQLLDE
- the fliG gene encoding flagellar motor switch protein FliG yields the protein MPNESRKDPTAGRPLTGPEKAAVLLALVGEKAATALAGDLEEKELVMLRQGIHRMAQIETEHIDQVFEDTCRQLNKANILPEGTTEYLLRVLTKAMGPEKANSIIGRIFQENDDISGVEALYDMDSNTLAHFLQEEHPQTIAFIVAHLYPAHAGEVFSLLPEDKQNDVAYRITRLGSTPPGVIEEVSAVLRNEIRQVHGKQVGGARPVAEILNYVDKTTEERVLVGLAKVEPELAESVRRLMFTFEDLARIDDLSMQVLIREVEREKWVMAMRTVSPSLRKKIFANMSERAGTLLKEELESMGPVRLRDVETVQREILDYARKLEAEGKVYLTSGKSKEDILV